From the Cydia pomonella isolate Wapato2018A chromosome 11, ilCydPomo1, whole genome shotgun sequence genome, one window contains:
- the LOC133522652 gene encoding uncharacterized protein LOC133522652 produces the protein MLRKNPNKKTLDFSRTEDVDRALNMLLSSSESEESETSNHNDQWTEHTWMITKLDEMQNNDMEVDNLFGDQFNNLAEEEAIQERATNSLPALLVSNISWTL, from the exons ATGTTGCGAAAAAATCCG AACAAGAAAACTCTTGATTTTTCAAGAACTGAAGATGTCGATAGGGCGTTAAATATGTTGTTAAGCTCCTCTGAGAGTGAGGAGTCGGAAACCAGCAACCATAATGATCAGTGGACAGAACATACGTGGATGATAACTAAATTGGATGAGATGCAAAATAACGACATGGAGGTGGATAATTTGTTTG GTGATCAATTCAACAATTTGGCTGAAGAGGAAGCCATTCAAGAGAGAGCAACTAATAGTTTACCTGCTTTATTAGTTAGTAATATAAGCTGGACTTTATAA